A genomic window from Gossypium hirsutum isolate 1008001.06 chromosome D10, Gossypium_hirsutum_v2.1, whole genome shotgun sequence includes:
- the LOC107937744 gene encoding protein STRUBBELIG-RECEPTOR FAMILY 3, whose protein sequence is MGFVSWGIVRVGLLLVLTLPFSTGDTDPRDVSAINSLYTSLGSPPLLGWIPAGGDPCGEGWQGVSCVFSNITELRLSGLNLGGILDEGIGGFESILIMDLSHNQIGGSIPSNIPLTIRNLFLSGNQFNGSIPVTLSALTQLTQLFLDDNRLSDNIPDSFQELRSLVDLDLSGNNLTGQLPPSFGNLSSLTTLHLQNNKISGVLDVLQDLPLSDLNVENNILSGPIPPKLLNIPNFRKDGNPFNTTILPSPPAALPPFIAWAPSPLHGPPRGRPADGPSSSLVLPQWSKGRVFWTNKRVIVIAAAGIVTLIVLGVVLLLVLRCFRGNKDSNKHGANAYNSSGKKLNQVQKSSSRPAYQTEKVDKATVTRPMDGYGLESGDTGISPNLQDEQLLDANTRPASSRHQKNYEINKGGLDVKSLSIRPPLPPPLLPTVEEASVSPIMPTEVNGPCRSSRGRDSCSLDVTAFTIASLQQYTNSFAEENFIGEGMLGGVYRAELPDGKLLAIKKLDTRASRWKTDAEFLQLISTISKLRHPNIVELVGYCNEHGQRLLVYQYCRNGTLYDALHIDDEMHKKLSWNARVRVALGVARAIQYLHEACQPPIMHKNIKSVNILLDDKLAVRVSECGLAPLLSSGSTSEFSGSLFVSYGYAAPEIEFGSYTCQSDVYSLGVVMLELLTGRESFDRSRPLGEQFLVRWAIQQLHDIDALARMVDITLNGVYPVKSLSRFADIISRCVQSEPGFRPPISEIVQDLLHMI, encoded by the exons ATGGGTTTTGTGAGTTGGGGTATTGTACGGGTTGGGTTGTTGCTGGTTTTGACTCTGCCGTTTTCTACTGGAGATACTGACCCTCGTGATG TTTCAGCAATAAATAGCTTATATACTTCTTTGGGTTCACCACCACTTCTGGGGTGGATACCTGCTGGAGGAGATCCATGTGGAGAAGGATGGCAAGGAGTTTCATGTGTTTTCTCCAATATAACTGAACT ACGACTTAGTGGCTTGAACCTTGGAGGCATTTTGGATGAAGGCATCGGAGGCTTCGAATCGATATTGATAAT GGATCTGAGTCACAATCAAATTGGAGGGAGCATACCATCCAACATACCTCTCACCATCAGAAACCT ttttctttcaGGTAATCAGTTCAATGGGAGCATCCCTGTTACTTTGTCTGCCTTAACACAACTAACACAATT GTTTTTGGATGATAACCGTTTAAGTGACAACATACCAGATTCCTTTCAAGAGCTTAGGAGCTTGGTCGATTT GGATCTATCAGGAAATAATTTGACCGGTCAGCTACCTCCCTCATTTGGAAATTTGTCATCTCTTACCACATT GCATTTGCAGAATAATAAGATTTCTGGGGTCCTTGATGTTCTACAGGATCTTCCCCTTTCGGattt GAATGTAGAGAACAACATACTTTCTGGTCCTATACCTCCAAAGTTGCTGAATATTCCAAATTTCAG GAAAGATGGAAATCCATTTAATACCACTATTCTTCCTTCACCACCAgcagcacttcctccatttatagcCTGGGCTCCATCTCCTTTACATGGACCACCTAGGGGACGACCAGCTGACGGACCTTCTTCTAGCCTAGTATTACCTCAGTGGTCAAAGGGTAGAGTGTTTTGGACGAATAAGAGAGTTATCGTGATTGCTGCTGCCGGGATTGTAACACTTATTGTTCTTGGAGTGGTTCTGCTTTTGGTGTTGAGATGCTTTAGAGGGAACAAAGATTCTAATAAGCATGGTGCAAATGCGTATAACAGCTCCGGTAAAAAGCTTAACCAAGTTCAAAAATCTTCGTCTCGACCGGCTTATCAAACGGAGAAAG TTGATAAAGCAACAGTCACGAGGCCAATGGATGGATATGGACTAGAAAGTGGAGATACGGGAATAAGTCCGAATTTACAAGATGAACAGCTTCTTGATGCAAATACAAGGCCTGCAAGTTCAAGGCACCAGAAAAATTATGAGATAAACAAGGGAGGTTTGGATGTCAAGTCCTTATCAATACGGCCGCCACTACCTCCTCCTTTACTTCCCACTGTGGAGGAGGCCAGTGTAAGCCCAATAATGCCAACAGAAGTAAATGGACCTTGTCGCTCTTCTAGAGGTAGGGACTCGTGTTCTTTGGATGTGACCGCCTTTACCATTGCCTCGCTTCAGCAGTATACAAACAGCTTCGCTGAGGAAAACTTTATTGGAGAAGGGATGCTCGGTGGTGTTTACAGGGCTGAGCTTCCAGATGGAAAG CTACTTGCGATCAAGAAACTGGATACTAGAGCTTCGAGGTGGAAGACTGATGCTGAATTTCTACAACTCATTTCTACTATCTCTAAACTTAGACATCCTAACATCGTGGAGCTTGTGGGTTACTGTAACGAGCACGGCCAACGGTTACTTGTTTATCAGTATTGCAGAAACGGGACATTGTATGATGCGTTGCATATTGATGATGAGATGCATAAGAAACTCTCATGGAATGCACGTGTCCGAGTGGCACTTGGAGTTGCAAGAGCCATACA GTATCTGCATGAAGCTTGTCAACCACCCATTATGCACAAGAATATCAAATCTGTGAATATTCTTCTTGATGACAAGCTTGCAGTTCGTGTCTCGGAATGCGGTTTGGCTCCATTGTTGTCTTCTGGCTCTACAAGCGAG TTCTCTGGAAGCCTTTTTGTATCGTACGGTTATGCAGCCCCGGAAATCGAGTTCGGAAGCTATACTTGCCAGAGTGATGTCTATAGCCTTGGCGTCGTAATGTTAGAACTACTCACCGGGCGAGAATCCTTCGATAG GTCACGGCCTCTGGGGGAGCAATTTCTCGTTAGATGGGCAATTCAGCAGCTTCACGATATCGATGCATTAGCTAGGATGGTTGATATCACCCTAAACGGAGTGTATCCAGTGAAGTCATTGTCACGCTTTGCCGATATAATATCCAGATGCGTGCAG TCGGAACCTGGATTCAGACCGCCAATATCCGAAATAGTCCAAGACCTTTTACACATGATTTAA
- the LOC107937747 gene encoding uncharacterized protein, translating into MGKEESYLYGWPPVGSPLNVGREEQWRHFDNSVNAVSFGFVATAILISMFLVMAIFERFLRPNNSSTTAGPNHGDLELGFNGKLNHPSPKMTVYTSGVSVLMPGDEIPTFIAHPAPVPCPPERPSLPQHQHDLTANPDYHNH; encoded by the exons ATGGGAAAAGAAGAAAGCTACTTGTATGGTTGGCCACCGGTAGGTTCACCATTGAATGTTGGAAGAGAAGAACAATGGAGACATTTTGATAACTCAGTGAATGCAGTGTCTTTTGGTTTCGTTGCTACTGCTATTCTCATCTCTATGTTCTTAGTAATGGCTATATTTGAACGGTTCCTTAGACCTAATAACTCTTCTACTACTGCTGGACCTAACCATGGTGACCTCGAGCTTGGTTTCAACGGCAAACTTAATCACCCATCACCTAAA ATGACGGTATACACCAGTGGAGTTTCTGTATTAATGCCGGGTGATGAAATTCCTACTTTCATCGCTCACCCAGCTCCAGTTCCCTGTCCCCCTGAACGCCCTTCATTACCGCAGCATCAACATGATTTAACGGCCAATCCCGACTACCATAACCATTGA